The Musa acuminata AAA Group cultivar baxijiao chromosome BXJ2-2, Cavendish_Baxijiao_AAA, whole genome shotgun sequence genome contains the following window.
GTACATATTAGATTTTGTGCAGCTACTGCAGTATGCCAATATTTTTCTGGTCCAACAATGTGTTGAAATTGTTGTGGACTGAGATTTTAAACTTAAGCTTGGTAGTAGCCGTTTTGAGTCTTTTGACTGTGTATGATTGTACGAAAACTGGATGTGCGTCTCTCTAGACACATACtgtttatttcttttttctttaattttttatggCTGTGACAAACAGTTTCTGAAAGCAGACTTCCCCTGTAATAACTATTGTGATACAAATTTTCTACATGGAACTGATCTGAGGATTTAGAATTAGTATTATATTCTACTTATCATAAGCTACTGAAAACCAATTAATTCGTTGAATAATCAGTTcttttttctatcatcttgagctaAATCATGGTTTGCATAGTTTATTGTCTATTTGTGATGTTAGGATGGCCTCTGGTCTATTAAGTGTTGATAACCAATTTCTAtcgtcctttcttttcttttgttagcATAGTATGTATGCCTCTTGTCTGATTTCTCCCCATTGTTATGGTTACCTATGTGCATGATTTCCGACCATAACATATTGGTTTACAGATCTTTCGAATTTCTGGAGTGTATCAGGATGCATGAGTTTGCAGAAGGAACTTTACTTCCTTTCGAGTATGCCCAGAGCTGACCTGTTTTGATGAATGGTCTGTTCAGGTACATCGACCACCTGTCGTTCATGCATATTCGACAGTATTGTTTAATCTATAAAAAAACATTTCTGTACTCGGTATTATCAATTGCATGCTCAGTAAAATAGGATCAGTACTAAAAACTTAATTCACAATAAATGCTGAACATTAACTCTCATTTTAAACTTGAGGAGACACTGGTGTAATTGACATAAGATGGTCATGTGAATGGGTGATGACATACGATCGGTGACCAACAATTTCCTAACGTTTTGCATGCTTGATATCTACTTTGGCATATCACTTGGCCATGACATTTAGGGAGGGAATCATAATCACAGTGGTGCCcatgttttttttcctttttttctttggttAAGAAAGGCAACTCCTTTTCTGTTCAGGTTTGGGCTTGAACAACAAAAAGTTTGATGCTGATAACTTGCAGCTCAAGCGCTGGAGCAAGGCACTGGGTAGTCTACATCTGAGATCACTGATGGCTCCACCACCAATGAGGAGTTTTGGTTTTGGTTTGATTAAGTGCTGATCCTCCCATATCTGATTATATCAACGGAATAACCAAAATCTTAGATATTGTTCTTATTGGCTTCTAAGGTGTTGTTTATTCTTGATAACATATACATGCAATCATCTCCTGATACTAGTTGGGGATTTTGAACAAATGGGTTGTTTTTTTGCCCTTTTTGAGCTCCACGATGATCACATGGGTGGAGAGTGATAGTTGCCAAGAGCTGAGTACGACGTCTTGCTGGCTGGTTGCATATCTGTAGTATGTCAGGCGGCAGCAGTAAGGAGCTCTCTTTATATTCTTCTTTTTGGAAAAAGGAGATCTCTTTATACATTAAACAGTCCCTGCGTTTGTTTGTTCCTCATTCGAAGCCCTTCTTTCCAGCCACATGAATCTCTCGCTAGTCCTCCTGTTCTCATGGCTAATACCTTCTACAACTCCGGGCCGCTTCGTCCAAGGTTTTTCTCCCTCGTCCTCTTTTGTGTGAAATCCACTGTTTTTCTATGCTTTTTTCTTTTACTCCAAAGATTGCCTGAAGTTTTTTTTGGTGGTTCGCATTGCAGAGATGGCTTCAGTTTGACCCAGCAATGGCCTCGGATGAAATCCAACCGCAGATCGATCTGGTCCACGCAGACTTAGATGAACACATCACGGGCCTTCGTGGAGATGCAGTTAAAAAGCTGTGAGTTATTTTGTCCTCCTCGTGGGGTTTCGTCAATTCTTTCATTTTATCCTTAAGCTAGTGAATTTATTTCATACTTTAGTTCTTGTATTTACTATTTTaacataaatttatataaaacatcatcaaaattgatatcataaaaaatttatgaaaaatatataaactaaaaaagaaacgtTTATAAACATTTTATAAAGGAGCTCATGAGATTCGGAGTCAAAAGAATCTCAGTTACAGTGTTCAAAACTTCTTagtgtatcataaataaatctccAAAAGTATATCTGTCTGCTATCAATTGCAACTCTGATCTGGTCTCAAGAATGTCCCTTCCTAAAGGAACTTTTCCCCGAATGGAATCACAGGCCTGGAGGAGAGAGAGGACACTACTGAGCTGTGAATCACAGTTTCAAGTGAAAGAAAAGTGGGAAGTAGGAGAAAGACATGTTTGCTTCATGTGCCAAGTCAGAACCCCCACCCACCACTTGATGTCGGAGGGGTCAGCCTGTCCAATGACAACCCAACCCACCCCAATCCTGCCCGCAAAAAAACATAAGTCTTTAAAGTGAGTCAGAGATGGCTGGCCATGTGTGGCCCTCCTTGGTTGCTTGGTGCAACTTTGCTGTTGCGGTTTGCCAAGGATGATACCTGCATTACCTCGAGTTGAATTTTACTCGCTCGTGCTCATGACAAAATTCTAAGGTGACCAAAGTGGAACAAAGGGAGTTGTCTTCTCTGACTGTTTGGACTTTTGGGAACAGGTGTAGGCCTGCACCTTTGTCTATCTGATACTCTTGCAGTATCTGGTTTCTTTTCTACTCTTTAGGTCTTGTTCTTCCTAAAGGAATCTTTTCTGATGTGAGATCAGATTTAGTTGATAGAGTATATTTAAGTTTATGTTATACCAACATGGAACTCGTTGCTCTATGTTGAGtatctcttcttccctttccaggATCATTAATCGGGAGTTTGTTATGGAATTAATATGCTCGAGTTAaccgatgacattatttctaattAATATGCTCTAAAAACTTCAGTTTTGGTATACTTAGTTTGATCTCAGACTTGTAGATAAGATAGTGAGAATGTTCATTGAGGAGCTGTAAGACAATAACAATGCATGACCACCATTAATAGAAGGAAAACAACTCAAGGGCAAtaacaaattaaaaataaatgtttctgTTACATCAGAGATATATCAGGCAATCGCTTTGATTGTTCCATTTGAGCTGATGTGATTAAACAAAAGATAAATTGCATATATCATAAGAACAATATAAGGAAAAACAAGATTATTACGATCTTGAGTGCATTTATTTGGAGATCAAAATGCTATTATTTTTGTAGTTATGCAGAATAAGATCAGCATTCAACTTCAACTTAAGTTCCCCAATTAGTGACCAGTGCATGACTGTAATATATGTATCACCAAGGAACTCTCAGAGGGAGTACTTCACACATGAATGCTCAGCTGAATTGTTGCTGAGAGATGAGAGACATATATATCTTGTTATTGTAATAGTAGATAAAAAAACCCATGCTTGATCAGCTTGGATATTCTAATGCATAAACTCAAGGACACTTGAAATAAAATGAAAgctagagttttttttttcctcctcagaaaaagaaaagaaaagaaaaagtccAGAGTGAAAACATGAAGACAAGAAAGGAATCAATTCCCACTTGGCTTATTTTATTCAGTGATAAGTGTTGaatagacatgttgacaaagtggCCAATGGTTTTGAGATGTCTGCCAGCAATTCTGAAGAGATAAGAAAATGATAGGTTTGGTTATAATATACAAACCTATTTAAGGCCCTTCAAACAAAAACCACTCAATAGCATCTCTTTCTGCATCCAATACAAATAACATCATTTCATGTACTTATTCAAAAGAAACCATGTGTAATTGGGTCACCATCACATTTTAGTATTACTTCATGTCCCCTCTCCTCCCTCTTTAACCAGGGTCACCCTCTCAACCccaccacccccacccccacccccaaccCCAACCCAACTCCCAACCCAACCAATGTCTTGCTGTCTTTTATTTATGGACTCCACAAAAGTGCTAGATTTCCAcagctccctctctctctctctctctctctcttgccagATTTTATTGGGTTAAGAGCAAGCTTGCAGATCCACAAGGAGGAAAAAGGTTCAAAGGAAGAGCTTTGCATCTGGTGATGGGctcagaagaaggagaggagggtGAGGTACAAATACAAAGAAGAGGTACACTGGAACACATGTAGCTCCCTTTCAGCCAAGCCTTCCTCTTACCTCTCTGTCTCATCTTCCCCGTCTCTTCTAAACCTTCTCTGCTTCCCACACCTTAAAACCATGTAATATCCCTTCCACTTCGCTTCTGTTTCATATCCTGCTCGGTATAGCCCACCACCAAGGAGAAAGGAAGGCAAGCACCATACCAAGATGAAGAGGCTCAACAGCTCACACTCCTTTAATGGTCTACAAGGAAAACCTGGCCTTGTCCCCGTCTCCTTATCaggttactctctctctctctctctctctcgtagacTACCTTGTCTTTTCTTTGTTGCTTCAAAGTGATCTTTTCTACTTGTTTTCAGTCGAAGAGAAGGGTAAGTACGAGGCCGTTCTTGATGGAACGGAGGAGTTGGACGGCTGCGAGGAGGAGGAGCTCTGCGGTACTGGCCTGTCGGGCTTGGGAGAGAAGAAACGCCGGCTCAGCGTGGAGCAAGTCAAGGCTCTGGAGAAGAACTTCGAGGTGGAGAACAAGCTCGACCCGGAGAGGAAGCTAAGGCTGGCACAAGATCTAGGTCTGCAGCCGCGGCAGGTCGCGGTCTGGTTCCAGAACCGCCGCGCTCGCTGGAAGACGAAGCAGCTTGAGCGCGACTACGGCGCCCTCAAGGCCCGGCACGACGCCCTCAAGCTCGACTGCGATGCGCTCAGCCGCGATAACGAGGCTCTCCTAGCCGAGGTGAGCACACACAACTCAAGATCCTGTCTCATGCGTACTACTTGGAAGTACACATCATTAAGCTACATATACACACACTTGTATTCATATTACTGGCGACTAATTCAGATAGCAGAGCTGAAGGCCAAGCTCGCAGACTCTGGGATGGATGCAATGGAGTCCGAGACCAAAGCAGTGGAGGAGGAGAGACCTCCTTTGATCCACAAGGACGGCGCCTCGGATAGTGATTCCAGTGTGGTGTTCAATGATGAAACAAGCCCTCATGCTGGGACTGTCTTGCACCAGCACTTTCATATGGGATTCAGGTCTCAGTGTCCTTTTTTGCCCTTTGAGGACAAGGCACAAGCTGAGAAGGGCTACCTGGATGAAGAGCTCCTGGCCGGGGAAGAGCTTTGCAGCAGCTTGTTCTCGGAGCAGCAAGCACCAAACTTCTCCTGGTACTGCTCTGATGAATGGGACTAATTAGCTAGATAATTAGAAGTGCTGTTGCAAAATGGAGGTGGGTTTGGATTCTCTCCTGTTAATAATGGTGGTATCCTGTGATGGATGTATGACTCAGCACAAAGGGGGCATAGTTTTCCTGGCTGGAGAAGGATAGGAAGAAAGTGAGACCAAGGAGAGGGGCCTCTTGTTTATGTAGAATTCTATTGGAAAGAGCACTTCAATTAGAGAATGAGACAATAAATAAAAGAATCAAGTAGTGAATCCATGGAGATCAAGAGTTCATGGGGTTTTTGTTGGTAGTAGGTAGGGTGGATGTTCTTCACATTGCTTtgtggtagtggtggtggtggtgattaaAACTGTCTTTTATGTTCACTCCCATGCTTGGAGTAAGATCATGCATGACAAATGCTGTAGCCTTCTCGAACTTATCATCCCTCTGTGCCTGACAAATTTACAGCAATGTTTCCCATGAGAGTTAAGAGCAAATGGGGAAACAAGAAGCGCAATTGGAGAACACCATAAAGAGATGATGCTGATGGGAacaatgaagaaaaataagaaattgCAAGACTTGTAGGTTTTATATTGTAagctttatattaaaatatatttttcctaCGTTTAATAAAAGTGGTGAGTTCATTGCATCTGATAAAAACTGCACAAAAGCTGGATTTATTGTATGTCACATGGTGGGCATCGATAAGGACATACGAATTGGAGGAAGTAAAAAGGAGAAATAATACATATACAAATGCAGGTATCGTATCGATCAGGTCTATAAGATGAAAGCATTTTATCTTCCCTGCAAGTAAGTTGTGTCGTTTAGATCGCAGAGAGTATGAGTGGATCGGGAAACGTGTCCTTCTACAGTGGACTTTTTAGCCGTCAGCTTTGAAAGACGTACCCCCATGATTGGATTCATGTTTGCTGTGCATGGTGCAAACCACAAGACATTTCCTGATTTCTATCACCTAATTCCTCAACTACAACAACAATGAAGACGACAAAAAAAAGAATCAATTAGAGGTTCTCGATTTACTTAAAAGCTGGAGAAAAAAGTTATGGTGCTTTTAGTAAACAAAACCTTATCATCTtttgtcccttttttttttttttcttttttactttatgTACTTTTTCCCCCTTTAATTTTCATCCCTTCCGATTGCTTTTTCTCAGTAAAAAAAAGTACAGTTTTGGATTCTGTGAATCAGGCCCTTTTTGATGTCCCCATAGAGCCACTCATTGATCCACCGTTCTTCTTCATGGCCTACTACGAACATTGGGATTTGGTGGAGGTGGAGACTAAGCTATCACATCGTCAAAATGAttattcttttccttctttttttggtGAAGATGTTAGGAAATCATCGACATGTCTTTCTTGTTTTGGGGAATCTTTGAAGAGTTTAGGAGAGCAGGATAATAAGACTGTACATCTTATCTTGGTTGGAAGAGGAAACAGAATCATGGAattgagagagacagagagagagagagtgacaggaggtggcacacaTCTTCTGCACTAAGATAAGCCCTGCCCTGAGATGAGGTTGATGCAGTATAATATGCATATGGTTACGAGCAACACTCGTTAAGTAGGTGTGACCACAATTCATCTTTAGGTGTTGCTTGGATGCTCATTCTTATCTCCTACCGTATTTGGCTTAAGTCAATCATATGCACCCAACAAAGTGATTTGATTGAGGTGTTGTCTAAATCAaacattttaattataaaaaatgctTGATTGGAGAAGTAGCAAAGTATGAAGCTACAAAAGGAAGGATTGTTGAAAACTCAAGCATCAAAGTCCAAGTTGAGAGTGCCACAAAGATGATACCATCCTTCCATTCTTGGAATGCTCTGTTTATTATGTATGTCCAAGAGGGATTTAGAAGAGGAAATATTCCTCTTAGAGAGAAGAAGATGGTCGGAAATGTGTCAAGCTCAACCCCCACCACCCTTCGATCTACTAATGCCCATGGTTTGGTGCATTTCCCATTTTCCCTAGTAGTAGACCCCAAGCATTGAGAAAGCCAAATCATGATGATTCTGAAAGCTATTATTTTACatgtgaaaaaaataataataaagaagaaaGGGACAATCCACATGCACTtgtttttttcttccttcttaaGCACCACCTTTGGAGCTAATCATTGGCTTGCTTAGCAAAGGATAGTAGTCTCAATTGGATCCCACAAATGACAACAATCCTGGAATTCTGAGGCTACAAAAAGTGGTATGGCCTCAGTTTGAGTCTAACATTTTATTTAGTTCATTTCACTGGTTGGTCAAGAGAATAGCAAATAATATATTTTGGTGTGATGCTGTGTTACTATCATCGAGTTGAGTTGAATTCATACATGAATTCTTTTTTCTTGTGTTGGTAAGTATACTATGAGGCAATTCGTAGATGATAACTTGACATTCTTATCTAAATCAAGTGTTGTTGAGGCATTCATTTTGTTTCTAGGATGAagaagcatctgttcatataaaaGATTACTGGGCTTCATATGGCCCTATCATTGGAGAATATAATTATGCTTTGTCAAAATGATCGCCATTCGATCGAATCATTTTCTAGCTTTTTTGTTTCCAACTTGTAACATAATAATTTCAATTAGAAAATATTTCACCTCAATCAGATTTGAACTCAGTATTCAGAAAAAAATGAGTTCATATAGTTGATGTCAAATAGGAAACGCTGCAATGTGTCACTTTGATCTGTATCCATCACACTGGGGTGTGTGCAATCGATGGGCGTACTGCCATGGCCAAGTCATGTTccaggaaggaggaagaagaccaagcagcagcagaagcaacGTGGAAAACAAGCACAAAGAAGAATCCTAtgacctctctctctttctctctctctctctccatagatGTCAAGCAGCTAGCAGATGATGGAAAGGTCAGTTATGGAGGGCAGGTGCAGTAGGCACCCAGCTAGCGAACAGGCCGCAGGAGTCTGCCCCTTCTGCCTGACCGAGAGGCTGGCTCATCTCTCTGCAGCTTCGTCTGCAACAGCCACTGTTGCTTCTTCCAACGCCTCTTCGCCAGGGAAGTCTCCTGCCTCCAACTTCTCTTCTGCTATCGCTTCTCCTCCCCGCCGAGAACTCAGGCCACCACTGCCGAGGCACAGCCCCTTGATGGCTTCGATGCAGAAAGAAGAGAGCCACAAGGAGAAGAACCGGAAGAAGGCAACGAGAAAGAAGTGGAGCTTTTGGTCCAAGATGATGACTGGATCATCAGAGAGGAGAAGAGGGGTGGAGGGAGATCAGCTCCACTCTTAGACTGATGCCAAATGGTTGGCAGGAAACTTCTGCACATTATGTACATAAACTGATCTCCCTCTGTTCATCAAAATCCATGAGattgtgtagagagagagagagagagagagagagagagagaagcctgTGTTCTGATACATATAACGAACAATTCTCTAGAATCAATAAAACTGGAAAGTTCAGCTCAAGATCATGGATTTGGTTTGTGTCAAGATACATCCTTCACAGGACATGCAATTTGATCTACATGGGTCcattaatatctttttttttgtgtaaAAATGTTCATGTAATGATTTATAGACAATTTcaataaatatctttttctctttttctcagcACCTAACCCACTATAAAATCCATAAAAAAAACCTTATTAAGTTAGATGATTTGGATTAACACAAATCCTCAAACAACTATATATTTCTTTATTGAAGAATCTTTTTCCataaaagtaaagaaaaaaatataattccATAAATTACAGCAAAAAGAAAGCAATAAGTTTCTGcttcagtttttcttttttttccaagaTGATGAAAGtaataaataaatcaaaagaaaaaaataacaaaaagcaGTGAACCAAAgagctttctttttttttgttaccaaaaaataaaagacgAAAAATTACTTTTCCTAAAGTTtggtgaataatttttttttttttttattttaacgtcaaacatatcaaaaaataaatcggaagaaaaagaaaagataatttGGCCATGTCGGTGCCGCAAGCGGCGCACCTTCTCGACCACGCTTTAGAGGACGACGACCGGAGACTTCCTCGGTGGGGATGCTGCAAGTACCTCGCATTAATGGAGGACATGAGATCGGTCGATCCCACAAGGTTGCATCACAACGCTTGCTCTCGAACACAAAGCCTCCCACGAATCCGTTCATCTTTCATTGATCGGGACAAATAGTGAAGAACTGTGAGTACTCACTGTTCTTTCCTTCCATCTGTCTCATCTTGACGATCCGCCTTTCCTGGAACACAAATCCATGGGGTCTCCGCATTGGTCCATGCAATCATATCGGGATCAACCGGAAAGATCAAACGATGATGACCATTAATTTTCTCAGGGTTCTCTCAGATTCGCACTGGCCCAGATGTTGCGTATCACTGTAACGCGAAGTTGACTAGCTGTTTCCTACTGAAtcccccgagagagagagagagagagagacagagacagatgCCGACCATCACATGGGCACAGCACAAGATCAGAAGCAGCAGGAGGAGAGGGAGACGAGGCTCTTCTCCCACATCCTCTAGTTCTTTGCTtcagctttctctctctctcttttatcctCGTGTCACATGAAGGCTTTCCCCGCTGGCGCAATTTGGAATGAGATGTCACGAGAGTTGTGCAGCAGAGCAATACAGCAGAAGCAAGGAATCACTTCCCCTCATCATCTTGCCTTCTTCGAATCATCTTCTGTTGCAGGAAGGGTTATTTAGGGATAAGACAAAGACAAAATGCACGAAAGATCTAATAATAGATTACAGTTCTTGATATGAGAGGTAAGAGAGATTGAGGATGAGGTGATTGACACTGGCAACAACCAGTTCAATGGGACCAAATAAATTCCACCAAAATGACATCTTGTCTTCCCAAGTACACACCTTCAGCATACATTAAACAACATATAATAAGCTTAATCCTGACTTGGACATAAGTCGATCACAGTGGCTGTAGCTCTCACCTGTCCTCCTGCTTGTAAAGTGAAGACCAAAACTTGCATTGTCTTCTTCCTCTGAAAACAATACAGCCAACTCTTACACTTGCATGTATGGTAGCATCACTGGCCACTAGTGCTAATGCAAGCTGAGTCCTCAGACACCAACATACTCTCTGTCACACTTGCTTGCTTGGACAATCATATAAATATTCTTCATTTATGACACTAAAATTCCTTAGCAAGTAAAGTGAAGAAAGAATGTAGCACTTATCTCATTGTATTCCTGGGATGTGTTCATTACTTTTTGTAAGAATGCTGACCCAGCCTCCAACCTTGGATAGTCAATCATCTGTCAGGAAAAAAATATAGTGCATGTAAAGGATAATAAAGTCAGCCTTTGCTATCTGCAAGTCATAGATTCTTGACCAATGGGGTCAAACAAAATAAATGTGTCCATCTGTGATCTGCTACTGATGCATCAGAAAATATAAGCAAATTATATGGGTAGCTTTTTTGCTATGCATTCATATTCTGCATCCTCGGACCATACGTCTAAATGCAGCCAATCTAACATTCCCTGTAATAACCTGGTGATTAAGAACAAGAGCTAAATTGTTGAGCTGATTTCCATCCGAGATCAGGATGCTCATCCACTGGGTATTCTATCTATATTGATGGTTGGCCTGAAAAGTGTCCCCATCTCCTGCAGCAGCAGGCCACATTCATGAACTGGAGATCTCAGATAAACAAAGTATGAGATCTGCTGCTGCTTCATCTTGCTTGTAAGACAGGCAAGATCTTTCTCAGACAGATTACTCACCTAAACCGATAATTAATGCCTAGATGTTGTCCTTTACGCTGAGATCTACCTCGACATGCAGCCATCCTCATGCCTCATTAACCCTCCACATTGTTCCCATTGTCCCAACACCACACAGCCATAATAGATGATTGAGAAAGCCAAGGTGGAAGAGTTTTGACTTCCGGTGCTGCAAAGCCCTGATTTCAGTGATCAGGTTCCGAGGAGCATGAAAATTTTGTTTTTGATCCttcaagaagcttgctttagtgacAAGCTTTGGTGTTATCAAGAAATTTATGCTGTAGTATATCCaattttttatatgaatgtaTATGATGGATGGGAGATAGCAATGCAGAAACTCACCGCAAATATAGCTACAGTAAGAATGATCAAACAGTGGAAGCAAAATAAggtggaaacaaaagcaagagaaaAGGGAAGGCATAGAAATTGCACAGGTTTCTTGATGTTACGTCGATATAGTCATAAATGTTGGGTATTAAGATGCCATTTTTTTTTTACCGCGTTCGATGGCTGGTGCCGATTTGGGAGAACAGGGGAGGGGCTACTATGGGAATAGAAGCGGGGGGAGGGAGGGGCACAGTGGGAACGGCAGTGTGGCGGTGCTGGCACTGGAAGAAGGACAGTTGGAAAgcctctcttctcctctctctctttctctctctatctctctctcacgCACTCTATCCCATTCATCCACATTTCCTTCGTTCTTTCTCTGTTGGTTTCTTTGTTTTCTCCTCTGCCTTCTCCCTTTATAAAGTGGCACGCAGAGCAGGACCAGAGCGAGTGACAAGGAGGGGAAAACGGGCAGGATGCAGCGGCGCAGGTCGACGCCAGCCGGACTCTGGGCCCTGCGGTGGGCCCTGACCTGCGCCATCGGCGCCATCGCCGTCGGCGCGCTCGTGGCAGTCCACGTGTTCCTCCTGCCCTCCGCCGCCGTCCCCGACGCCTTCAAGCTCACCAaggcatctcctcctcctcctcttctgtttcttctcttctctttccctTTCATTGCTTTTGTGTTTCTCCGCATTCAAGATGTCTTCTTTCCTACATGTCTGGCTTTCTTGATTCTTGGAAGGTGATCTAGGTCTAAAAAGTTGACATTTTCTTGATTCGTTTCTTGTAATCTTTGCTATCCCCATGCCCGTTATTATTTGGGCACGGATTTGCTTGTTCTTTAATCAATCTCCGATGGATATGATCCTCACGAGGAAAAAGATTTTGGGGCTTGGGTTTGCTGACCCTTCTTGTTGCCCACATCATGTGATACGATTTGAGTTTGGTGGTGTGTTTTCGTTCAGCAACGTGAGGTGGGATACCGGCGAAAGGCGAGCGAGCTCAGCTGGACGCAGGAGATCGCGCCACCCCAACTTGCCAAGCTTAAGATTTCCACTCAGAAGGTGATCCCGTACCACATTTTCCAGAATGTTGGTTTGCATCTGTTGTTAGCAGATTGTCGTGTTCTTGTAATatctttttcttgatattttgatGTATGACGGTGCTCTATGGCGAAGATAGTGTTGCCGTCTATTTTGTTGATCTCGTTTCCTCTATATCTGGCAGGTGGGCAGCATGAGGGAGGGAGATTCCGGTTTCGAGAAGCTGTGGAAGCCTCCTTCGAATCGTTATTTTGTGCCCTGTGTGGCTCCCAGCTCTTCTTATCTTCGTGAGAGAACACTACTCGTCGATTTCTTGGTCTCTTAGCTGCATATTTTCTTGCTGTCATCTTGTGATTTACCAATCTTCCATTTGTCAACGTGATATTTTTGCAGCTCCAACGCGGTCAAGGGGCTACTTGCTAGTTCATGCCAATGGGGGGCTAAACCAAATGCGGGCTGGGGTATGTAGTGGTTGATTTCTCTCAACTGGGTATTTTGTTGTTGGCTTTCATTGGGGACCTGATGCAAACCTGCCTATGTTTGACATAGCAGCAGAAGTGAACCCACCCAATCTTTAGAAAATGATGGCATGAAAAGAGATCTTGATGTCagcctgttagtttggcaagtcccatagtcccacatcaggaaaatcagacttgttgtctcgtcttggaactataaataagggcctgagctttgatgttagacacaccacaagaagtacggcaggcatcacaagaaaacctgcttatggtttgaagtcttcttgtttaggaagctgaaggtgttttatggcctaggaacatttcctaaggcatttgtaagtgtccctcttttataatagtaatttgctcctctttcttccgtggatgtaggtcaaagttatttgaccgaaccacgtatatctggtgttctggtgttttgtttgttcttgtcgcttttattatttccgctttattgtctttgttgtg
Protein-coding sequences here:
- the LOC103975521 gene encoding homeobox-leucine zipper protein HOX20 — encoded protein: MKRLNSSHSFNGLQGKPGLVPVSLSVEEKGKYEAVLDGTEELDGCEEEELCGTGLSGLGEKKRRLSVEQVKALEKNFEVENKLDPERKLRLAQDLGLQPRQVAVWFQNRRARWKTKQLERDYGALKARHDALKLDCDALSRDNEALLAEIAELKAKLADSGMDAMESETKAVEEERPPLIHKDGASDSDSSVVFNDETSPHAGTVLHQHFHMGFRSQCPFLPFEDKAQAEKGYLDEELLAGEELCSSLFSEQQAPNFSWYCSDEWD